In the Arachis ipaensis cultivar K30076 chromosome B10, Araip1.1, whole genome shotgun sequence genome, one interval contains:
- the LOC107621924 gene encoding protein DOG1-like 4 — protein MNNPTVVDRFSGFYDNWILKLEEILHQLLHVSNNHHLFTEQDLQSLISKVTTHFKEYYTVKWSLAREDVVVFFSQPWLTPLEIAYLWITGWKPSTVFKVLESLKKDNLFGMTEEQQRKIGELRMRMKMEEEKVEREMERQQVAMANSKIVELAKLSGRATWKKHNNGKDHDEMVQLAMKDVFGGLERIMKTSDCARLKTLKGILDVLRSIQCVHFLVANITIQLRIRQWGNNCHPIYHSLAESIQSSNCKI, from the coding sequence ATGAATAATCCCACGGTAGTTGATCGGTTCTCTGGGTTCTACGATAACTGGATTTTGAAGCTCGAAGAGATCCTCCACCAGCTTCTCCACGTTTCCAACAACCACCACCTTTTCACCGAACAGGACCTTCAATCTCTGATTTCTAAAGTTACCACACACTTCAAGGAGTACTACACCGTGAAATGGAGTCTGGCACGCGAGGACGTTGTTGTCTTTTTTTCGCAGCCTTGGTTGACCCCTCTCGAAATTGCATACCTCTGGATCACGGGTTGGAAGCCTTCCACCGTCTTCAAGGTGCTGGAGTCTCTCAAAAAAGATAACTTATTTGGGATGACAGAAGAGCAACAGAGGAAGATAGGAGAGTtaaggatgaggatgaagatgGAGGAGGAAAAGGTTGAGAGAGAGATGGAGAGGCAGCAGGTTGCCATGGCGAATAGCAAAATCGTGGAGCTGGCCAAGCTCTCCGGAAGAGCCACGTGGAAGAAACATAATAATGGAAAAGATCATGATGAGATGGTGCAGTTGGCGATGAAGGATGTGTTTGGGGGATTGGAGAGAATAATGAAAACTTCTGATTGTGCGAGGTTGAAGACCCTGAAAGGAATTTTGGACGTTCTTCGGTCAATACAGTGTGTTCACTTCTTAGTTGCTAATATTACTATACAACTTCGCATCAGGCAATGGGGTAACAATTGTCACCCCATTTATCATTCTCTGGCAGAATCCATTCAGTCATCCAATTGcaaaatttga